One genomic window of uncultured delta proteobacterium includes the following:
- a CDS encoding conserved hypothetical protein (Evidence 4 : Homologs of previously reported genes of unknown function): MADVSTTFITQYEGEVHVQYQEGGSRLRNTVRVKSGVVGSTTKFMKIGKGVATQKTRGGMVTPMNVDHSQVEAILQDWYAPDYVDKLDEFKIQHDERRALAQAGGYAVGRKIDEIIIAAALKALPASQILGTGAAVLTLDNCLEAFAQLNEATVPDDGNRFAIVGPQQWNALLKIEQFANADYVGDGDFAWLKGTESKRWLNTVWMMHTGLEKTGTGATAATKCLMYHRSAVGLAENGNGVKSEINYVPEKAAYLCNNMIAAGAVAIDQDGIVCLHVKNK, from the coding sequence ATGGCTGATGTTTCCACTACGTTTATCACACAGTACGAGGGCGAGGTTCATGTCCAGTACCAGGAAGGCGGCAGCCGCCTGCGCAACACGGTCCGCGTGAAGTCCGGCGTCGTCGGGTCCACCACCAAGTTCATGAAGATCGGCAAGGGCGTCGCCACGCAGAAGACGCGGGGCGGCATGGTCACGCCCATGAACGTGGACCACTCCCAGGTCGAGGCGATTTTGCAGGACTGGTACGCCCCGGACTACGTGGACAAGCTGGACGAGTTCAAAATCCAGCACGACGAGCGCCGGGCCCTGGCCCAGGCGGGCGGGTACGCCGTGGGCCGCAAGATTGACGAGATCATCATCGCGGCGGCCCTCAAAGCTCTGCCCGCGAGCCAGATTCTCGGCACGGGCGCGGCGGTGCTGACCCTCGACAACTGCCTGGAAGCCTTCGCGCAGCTGAACGAGGCCACCGTGCCGGATGACGGCAACCGCTTCGCCATCGTCGGCCCGCAGCAGTGGAACGCGCTGCTCAAGATCGAGCAGTTCGCCAACGCGGATTACGTAGGCGACGGCGACTTCGCCTGGCTCAAGGGCACGGAATCCAAACGCTGGCTCAATACCGTGTGGATGATGCACACCGGCCTGGAAAAGACCGGTACCGGCGCGACGGCCGCCACCAAATGCCTCATGTACCACCGAAGCGCCGTGGGCCTTGCGGAAAACGGCAACGGCGTGAAATCGGAAATCAACTACGTGCCGGAGAAGGCCGCGTACCTGTGCAACAACATGATCGCCGCCGGGGCCGTTGCCATCGACCAGGACGGCATCGTCTGCCTCCACGTCAAAAACAAGTAG
- a CDS encoding hypothetical protein (Evidence 5 : No homology to any previously reported sequences) has protein sequence MRGRRSFCAAERESGNGQRIIRNSAQPGGGRPPPGNTGEYMAERYRPRPMPLSDEEFEKRMRAEEALGRGIGILGDGSAVGYGGDAWQLPTYNSKGPQGGNLSVGQAPRQLNEGGGGVEKPDESQLPEKTPRGEMVKIPSKDASKPEDPEGLKLLRQDQATGMGGMAGNGGMAGNAMGLAEGASGMPGMADGAGGMGQGGGMSGGMAGGFVMSMVQNIMSSMLGGGEGGMSVPRWTGGMEGASSGGIQGIPDMESGTAPSQGGGFLRDPSGGNGGEQYGYQLPGGLGWPESDPRRDGRRYGYPEGTEVAIDFIRDEPDASVNQAPAYSMETWMKELEDIGKEKNKHLSEEWERLQALPESERDYSAKMILHGIGENLEPSAKQFGSDLLDAVKDLPGTAENLGKAALGYGNKIIGKENEYTQYADSINSYFKDRYGSMDNLKRSIAQDPVGVLADASAALGIGGGTLRLGGKMAGVAGKAVNAGKLAELGKGVQTAGKAMETIGQKAVSAGSKIDPIAAPVQLAGKILEGAGFNITDKIGVAKKYGTIGTTALSRLNTASQIGGTLKGVERKRLEEKEKKK, from the coding sequence ATGCGCGGGAGAAGGTCCTTCTGCGCGGCGGAACGGGAATCGGGAAACGGGCAACGGATAATACGGAACAGCGCACAACCGGGCGGGGGAAGGCCCCCGCCCGGCAATACAGGGGAGTACATGGCAGAGCGATACCGTCCTCGGCCCATGCCGTTATCGGACGAGGAATTTGAAAAACGGATGCGGGCGGAAGAGGCCCTTGGCCGGGGCATCGGCATCCTGGGCGACGGCTCCGCCGTGGGGTACGGCGGGGACGCCTGGCAGTTGCCGACATACAATTCCAAAGGGCCGCAAGGCGGCAACCTTTCGGTGGGCCAGGCCCCGCGCCAGCTGAATGAGGGCGGCGGCGGGGTTGAAAAGCCCGATGAATCGCAACTGCCGGAGAAAACGCCCCGGGGAGAAATGGTAAAAATACCGAGTAAGGATGCATCGAAACCGGAAGATCCGGAGGGGCTTAAACTTTTACGGCAGGATCAGGCGACCGGCATGGGCGGCATGGCGGGCAACGGCGGGATGGCCGGGAACGCCATGGGTTTGGCCGAGGGTGCGTCCGGCATGCCCGGCATGGCGGATGGGGCCGGGGGGATGGGCCAGGGAGGAGGCATGTCCGGCGGCATGGCGGGCGGGTTCGTCATGTCCATGGTGCAGAACATCATGAGCAGCATGCTCGGCGGCGGGGAGGGCGGCATGAGCGTCCCGCGCTGGACCGGCGGCATGGAAGGCGCGTCTTCCGGCGGCATACAGGGCATTCCGGATATGGAGTCCGGTACTGCCCCATCTCAGGGCGGCGGATTTCTGCGCGATCCGTCCGGGGGGAACGGTGGGGAACAGTATGGGTACCAGTTGCCCGGCGGACTCGGGTGGCCTGAAAGCGATCCCCGGCGTGACGGGAGGCGATACGGGTATCCGGAAGGGACCGAGGTTGCGATAGATTTTATCCGTGACGAGCCGGATGCATCCGTCAACCAAGCTCCGGCGTATTCAATGGAAACGTGGATGAAGGAATTGGAAGATATCGGCAAGGAGAAAAACAAACATCTTAGTGAGGAGTGGGAACGTCTCCAGGCTCTCCCGGAATCGGAGCGCGACTATAGCGCCAAAATGATATTGCATGGGATCGGGGAGAATTTGGAGCCGTCGGCGAAACAGTTTGGTTCGGATTTGTTGGATGCCGTCAAAGATTTGCCAGGAACAGCCGAGAATTTGGGGAAAGCAGCGCTGGGGTACGGGAATAAAATTATAGGCAAGGAGAATGAATACACACAATATGCTGACAGCATTAACAGTTATTTTAAAGACCGCTATGGATCCATGGACAATTTGAAGCGGAGCATAGCGCAGGACCCGGTGGGCGTTTTGGCGGACGCCAGTGCGGCTTTGGGTATTGGGGGCGGCACTCTGCGTCTTGGCGGCAAGATGGCCGGAGTGGCTGGAAAGGCGGTTAATGCCGGCAAACTTGCTGAGTTGGGGAAGGGCGTGCAGACAGCTGGAAAAGCCATGGAAACAATCGGCCAAAAAGCTGTTTCCGCCGGGAGTAAAATTGATCCTATTGCCGCGCCAGTGCAACTCGCTGGCAAAATTCTTGAAGGGGCTGGCTT
- a CDS encoding hypothetical protein (Evidence 5 : No homology to any previously reported sequences), whose translation MDAREKVLLRGGTGIGKRATDNTEQRTTGRGKAPARQYRGVHGRAIPSSAHAVIGRGI comes from the coding sequence GTGGATGCGCGGGAGAAGGTCCTTCTGCGCGGCGGAACGGGAATCGGGAAACGGGCAACGGATAATACGGAACAGCGCACAACCGGGCGGGGGAAGGCCCCCGCCCGGCAATACAGGGGAGTACATGGCAGAGCGATACCGTCCTCGGCCCATGCCGTTATCGGACGAGGAATTTGA
- a CDS encoding hypothetical protein (Evidence 5 : No homology to any previously reported sequences), whose product MGKSFEAKRLTGTGCGIWKYDARGTDETAVRENGFFDAACERYGMRPGDVVIVNMGKSGAGKSAVFLVGV is encoded by the coding sequence ATGGGGAAAAGCTTCGAGGCCAAACGCCTCACCGGCACCGGCTGCGGCATCTGGAAATACGACGCCCGTGGAACGGACGAAACCGCCGTGAGGGAGAACGGCTTTTTTGACGCCGCCTGCGAGCGCTACGGCATGCGGCCCGGCGACGTCGTGATCGTCAACATGGGGAAAAGCGGGGCGGGAAAAAGCGCCGTCTTTCTCGTGGGAGTGTGA
- a CDS encoding conserved hypothetical protein (Evidence 4 : Homologs of previously reported genes of unknown function): MNASVVDIVNTALDYLGQAPIINMEERSPNAARARRMWPGARDGVLRSHIWKCAQKRVRLAKLAARPVFGFAFQYQLPPDFLRLAGTEPGEARFSVEGDRLMADAPELLIAYVARVEDANLFDASLRDCLALKLAAMMAFGATASTALAQSLDAQYRDRLKEARSADAREGEAQIHKGPGRWAAARLG; encoded by the coding sequence ATGAACGCGTCCGTCGTGGATATCGTCAACACGGCCCTGGATTACCTGGGCCAGGCGCCCATAATCAATATGGAGGAACGCAGCCCCAACGCCGCGCGGGCCAGGCGCATGTGGCCCGGCGCGCGCGACGGGGTGCTCCGCTCCCATATCTGGAAATGCGCCCAGAAACGCGTCCGCCTGGCGAAGCTGGCCGCGCGGCCCGTTTTCGGGTTCGCGTTCCAGTACCAGCTGCCGCCGGATTTCCTCCGGCTGGCGGGTACGGAACCCGGTGAGGCCCGGTTTTCCGTGGAGGGCGACCGCCTCATGGCCGATGCGCCGGAGCTCTTGATCGCCTACGTGGCGCGCGTTGAGGACGCCAACCTCTTTGACGCGTCCTTGCGCGACTGCCTGGCCTTGAAACTGGCCGCCATGATGGCCTTTGGCGCGACGGCGTCCACGGCGCTCGCGCAATCGCTGGACGCCCAGTACAGGGACCGGCTGAAAGAGGCCAGGAGCGCGGACGCGCGAGAAGGGGAAGCCCAGATCCACAAGGGGCCGGGCCGCTGGGCGGCCGCCCGTCTGGGGTAA